The genomic segment CGAGCGCACTGGTCGGAGTGGGGTGCGATGGCCCGGACGCGCCTCCGCCGGTCCACCCCAGCGCGACGACGAGGGCCAGCACCGCGAGCAGGGTGAAGGCCAGCAGGCGGGTGATCCGGGCGGTGCGGGTGATGCCCCGCAGGTTGGCCGCCGCCAGGGCCCAGACGATGGCAACTGCGGCGGGGCGCTGCCACGCGTCGGGCACCAGGTAGGCGGCGGCAGTGAGCGCCATCGCGGCCACCGAGGCGGTCTTGCCGATCACGAAGCACCAGCCGGCCAGGAAGCCGGGCCAGGGTCCCAGTTCCTCGCGGCCGTGGAAGTAGGTGCCGCCGCTGGTCGGATACCGGGCCGCGAGCTGGGCGGAGGAGGTGGCATTGCAGAAGGCCACGACGGCGGCGATGGCCAGGCTCACCAGCAGCGCATCCCCGGCGGCCCTCGCCGCAGGGGCGAAGGCGACGAAGACCCCGGCCCCCAGCATCGAGCCCAGACCGATCATCACGGCGTCGAAGAGGCCCAGGCGACGGGCGAGGGTGGCGGGGGCGGTCATGGGGCGCAGGCTAGCCCGGAGATTTCACGGGGGTGGCTGGACGTGAAGGAGGGAAGTGCCCGCTGACCTGCGAAGATACCGATTGTCTAGGTCTGTATCAGCGTGGTTGAAGGAGCACTTCCCAGGTGAACAAGCGTAGCCGGATGTATCCGTGTGTCCGAGTTGACCGCGCAAACGTTCCGGCGGTGGGTCAGGCGGGCGGGGTGTTGCTCACCCGGACCGTGGAGGCCTCCGGCCTGGGCCTGGTGTTGAGCCAGGCGCTCGGGCTGTGGCGCAAACCCCTCGCGAAGCATGATCCGGCGAAGGTGCTGCTGGACCTGGCCATGTCACTGGTGCTGGGCGGGGATTCCTGCCGTGACGCCGCCCTACTACGCAGCGAACCCGGAATCTATGGCCCGGTGGCCTCCGATCCCACGATCTCCCGCACCATCACCGCCCTCGCGGCCGATGTCGACCGAGTGGAGAAGGCCGTGGCGAAGGCCAGAGCAGCAGCCCGTGACCTCGTGTGGGGCCTGGCAGACGACAAAGCCCCCGGCCATGACGCGACTGCTGACAAGCCGGTCATCATCGACCTGGACGCGACCTTGATCACCTCTCACAGTGACAAGGAGCAGGCCCGAGCGACGTTCAAGAAGGGTTACGGCTTCCATCCGTTGTTGGCGTTTGTCGACCATGGCCCCGACGGGACCGGCGAACCGGTAGCGGGGCTGTTACGAGCGGGCAATGCGGGGTCGAACACCGCGTCGGATCACGAAACCGTCATCCGCTCCGCGTTGAAACAGGTGCCCGGGATCAACCCGAGCAGGCCCGGCCGCAAGGTGTTGATCCGTACTGACGGGGCTGGTGGTTCCAAACAGCTTCTCGGCTTCCTCTCCAGCAAGGGGGTGTCGTACTCGATCGGCTTCACGCTGCCGATGAGCACCCCGGAGTTGTATCACCTTGTTCCCGAGGCCGCGTGGCAGGATGCCTACAACGCCGACGGCCAGGTCCGCGACGGCGCAGCAGTGGTCGAGTTCACCGACCTCCTCACCGCCAAAGACCTGTTGAAGGGCTACCCCACCGGGATGCGAGTGATCGTGCGCCGGGAACGACCCCACCCCGGCGCCCAGCTCCGCTTTGATGACGTCGATGGCTACCGGCTCACCGCCTTCGTCACCAACACTGCCAGAGGCCAGTTGGCTGATTTGGAGATGCGGCACCGCCGCCGCGCCCGTTGTGAGGACCGCATCCGCACCGCCAAAGACACCGGCCTGACCAACCTGCCGTTGCAGGGCTATGACCAGAATCGCATCTGGCTGCTCATCGTCCAGCTGGCCAGCGACTTGCTCGCCTGGATGGCCATGCTCTGCCTCGACGGCCCCGCCAGGCGATGGGAACCCAAGACCCTGCGCCACCGCATCTTCACGATCGCCGCCACGTTGGCCCACACGGGAAGGCGCACCATCCTGCACCTCAAGCGGAACAACCCCTGGTCCACACTGATCTTCGACGGCTGGAACCGGCTCGCAGCCCTCACGCCACCCTGACCACACCGCCACCCGACCCGACGATCAGCAGCATCTCTTCGACCAGTGGAACCGACGCCCACCCGCAACGACATGCGGGAACTTGTCACACCCCCATGCCAGAATCATGACTACGAGACCGGCAGCGACGCTGGACCGTCGGTCAGCCGGGCCCTATGAAAGATCGAGGCTAGGGCGCCCGAACGACGAGGAGGTGAACAATGCTGAGAATCCGCCTCATGCGCTGCACCGGGGACCGCCGAGAACTATGCTGCTCATCGTCACGTTCAAGGAGGAACGGAATCATGGAATTCGGTGAGAAGTTGGCTGCAATGGCCAAGAAGGTCCGCCAGGACAAGTCTGCCGTGCAGACCGAGGAGGCAACCAAGACGTCGTTGATCATGCCCTTCATCGCCACTGTGCTGGGTTACGACGTCTTCAACCTCAACGAGGTCGTACCCGAATTCATCGCTGATGTCGGCCTGAAGAAGGGCGAGAAGATCGACTACGCCATTTTGCGTGATGGCCAAGTGCAGATGCTGATTGAGTGCAAGAAGGTGGGCGAACCCCTGTCACTGGAAAACGCTTCCCAGCTGTTCCGGTACTTCCATGTCACGACTGCCAGGATCGCGTGCTTGACCAATGGCGAAGAGTATCGCTTCTACACGGACCTTGATGCGCCCAACAAGATGGACGAGAAGCCCTTCCTTGTGTTGGACCTCAGCGACATCGATGACGCGATCGTTCCGGAGCTCAGCAAGCTCAGCAAGGAGGTCTTCGACCTCGAATCGGTCATCAGCAGTGCCGGTGAGCTCAAGTACGTCAGCGCGATCAAACGGGTGATCGCGGCCCAGCGCAAAGAACCCACGGATGACTTCGTGCGAGTCTTCACCTCGCGCGTCTACGACGGGCGCATCACGTCCAAGGTCTCAGAACAGTTCTCCTACCTTGTCACCAAGAGCTTCTCGCAGTACATCGGTGACCAGGTGAACGAACGACTCAAGGCGGCACTGGGAAACCAGAACTTCCCGCAGTCCGCCGACGCGGAACTCCCCACCCCGGAAGCCTCGACAAAGCTCTCCCCCGAAACAACGGAAGACTCTGGAATCGAGACCACATTGGAGGAAATGGAGGCCTACCACATCGTCAGGGCAATCATCTGTTCGTGCATCGAACTTCAGCGCATTCATTCGCGAGACGCCAAGAGCTACTTCAGCGTCCTCATCGACAACAGCAATCGCAAGCCTGTCTGTCGCCTTCACTTCAATGGCGGCACCAAATACTTGGGACTGCTCGATGAGGCGAAATCCGAGACTCGCATCCCGCTGGAGCAGATCAGCGACATCTACAACCACACGGACGCCTTGAGGGAGGCAGCCACACGCTACGTCTGATCCTTTTGTCAGCGGCACCTGTCACCATGTCTGCATGGGTGAGCTGGTGACGGGTGAGGACGGCCGGGCGCGGCCGGTGTGGGCGGCGCACGACGAGTTGATGCGCCACTACTACGACACCGAATGGGGCATGCCGGTGCGCGACGAGCGCGGGCTCTTCGAGCGGCTGAGCCTGGAGGCCTTCCAGTCCGGGTTGAGCTGGGCGACGATCCTGCGCAAACGGGAGAACTTCCGGGCGGCCTTTGCCAACTTCGCCCCCGACGCGGTGGCCGCCTTCGACGACAAGGACCGGGAGCGTCTGCTCACCGACGCGGGGATCGTGCGCAACCGCCGCAAGATCGACGCGACCATCACCAATGCCCGGGCCACGGTCGCCCTGCGTGAACAGGGCGGACTGGTGGACTTCATCTGGGGCTTTCGGCCCGCCACGACGCCGGCCCCGCGAGACTACACAGAGGTCCCCAGCCAGTCCCCGGAGTCGGTGTCGCTGTCCAAGGCCTTGAAGAAGGCGGGTTTCGCGCACGTCGGACCGACGACGATGTTCGCGCTGATGGAGGCCGTTGGTATCGTCGACACCCACCTGATGGGGTCGTGGCGACGGGGCAGCTCCGGCGTATGGCCCTCGGGGGCCTAGCCTCGTCGCCATGGGCACCACGGAACTGATCGGATACCTGGCCTCGGCCTTGATCGTCGCGTCACTGGCGATGACGTCGGTGGTGAAGCTGCGCGTGATCTCGTTCATCGGCTCGGTGGTCTACGTGGCCTATGGCGTGATGATCCACTCCTGGCCCATCGTGCTCACCAATGCCATCATCGCCGGGCTGAATGTGTGGAACCTGCGACGGGAGCTCGGCCGTCCTCGGGACCTGGGGGCGGTGACCATCAGCCCCGATGCGCCCTTCCTGGCGGACTTCATCGCCTCCCACCGGCAGGACATCGCCCGGATCCAACCCACCTTCAGCGGAGTGCCGGTGGACGCCACCGCACTGCTCCTGATCCGCGACGGACTCCCGGCCGGAGCCGTGATCGGCCAGCGGGAGGGCGACGAGTTCCAGCTGGTGCTTGACTACGTGATGGCTCCCTACCGCGATTCCCGGCTCGGACAGTGGCTCTACCAGGGAGACGGGCAGAAGGTGCTGCACGACCTGGGCGTGCGACGAGTGCTGGCAGACCAAGCGCCGGACTTCCACCGCAGCTACCTGGAGCGGGTGGGGTTCGTGCCCGACGGTCAGGGCCGCTGGGCCAAGGAGCTGGACTGATGCCCGGCAAGGCCATGGTGGCCCTACCGTGGCTCCCATGACCACCGTCGCCCACTGCACCGTCCAGTCCCCCGTCGGCTCGCTCCTGCTGGCCGCCACGGACCAGGGGCTGGTGCGCGTCGCCTTCGAGATGGAAGGTTTCGACGTCGTCCTGGCGGAGCTGGCCGCACGCGTAGGGAACTCCGTCGCGGCGGATGACCCGATGCTCGCGGCCGCGGCTGCCCAGCTCGACGAGTACTTCGCGGGAACCCGCACTGGCTTCGACCTGCCGCTGGACCATGCGCTGTCGTCGGGATTCCGGCTGCAGGTGCAGCAGGCGCTGCCCGGGATCGAGTACGGCACCACCCTGACCTACAAGGAGTTGGCAGAGCTCATCGGGCGCCCGACGGCCGTTCGCGCCGTCGGAACCGCCTGCTCCACCAACCCGCTGCCCGTCGTGCTCCCCTGCCACCGGGTGTTGCGCCGCGACGGCAGTCTGGGCGGATACCTGGGTGGGCTGGACGCAAAGCGCGCCCTCCTGGAACTGGAGGGCGCGCTCGGCTGACGACGGGTCTTTCGCGTCGGGAACTACTTCACTTCGCGACGCAGCACCCGCATCGTGCCGACGGCGAAGGGGATGACCACCCAGAGCAGCATCGACGTGGCGAACTTGGCCCACACATTGTCCTGCACGGGCATGCCCTCCATCAGGGGCTGCTGCGCGATGGGCGCCGACAGGGTGTTGACCCAGCCGCCGCGTCCCCGCAGGGCGGGGATCGCCATGGTGAGGCCAGACACCAGCGAGGGTGCGACGTAGTAGGCGGCAATCGCCAGCGGCGTGATCAGCAGCAGGAAACCGAAGCCGAGGCCCATCACGACGCCGACCATCTGGTCGACCCATCCGGCCAGGTACTGCTTGCCGGTCATGTCGAAGTCCACCGGAGTGTTGTTGATCTGTGCAAGCACGACGTGGGTCAGCGCGGCCAGGCCCCAGGCCAGCAGCAGGAAGGCCGTCGCCCAGATGATGGCGGCCAGCGTCTTGGCGGCGACCACGCGCCAGCGTCGAGGCTCCTGGGTGAAGGTGATCAGGGCGGTGCGCTGGGACCACTCGTTGCAGGCGGCGATGATGCCCAGCACGGGGATCAGCATGCCCTGCGGCGAGGCTGTGGCCATCACCAGGGCGGAGAAGCTGGCGCCGTCATGGCGGTTGACGTACATCATCACGCCCAGCACGAGCGCGGTGATGACGGCAATGGCGATCAGCAGGCCCCGTCCACCACGGGTGTCCACCTGCTTTCGCAACTCGACGTGCAGCAGGCGGCCGAAGGACAGGCCCTTGCCGGTGGGGCGCTCGACGGCGGCGGGGGCGGTGGTGGCAATGGTGCTCATCGGATCTCCTGACGGGCCGTGTCCTGGGTGAGGTTGAGGAAGATCTGCTCGAGGTTGTTCTGGTCACGTTCACGCAGCAGCACCAGCGGCACCTTGGCGTCGATGGCCACCTGCCCCATCTCGGGCGGCAGCAGGCTGGCGTTGAAGGCGCCGTCGGGGCGCTGGGTGATGGTTCCGCCGGCGGCCTGGACGGCGGCGACGAGGTCCGAGCGGGTCATCGAGTCAACCACGCAGCCGGTCTCCTTGGAGGCCAGTAGTTCCTGCATGGACCCCTGGGCGACGATCTTGCCGTGGCCGATCATCACCAGGTCATGGGCGATCACCTGCACCTCGCCCAGCAGGTGGGAGCTGAGTAGCACGGTGCCGCCGTTGGCGGCGTAGTCGCCCAGCAGGCCGCGCATCCAGTGGATGCCAGCCGGGTCCAGGCCGTTGGCGGGCTCGTCGAGGACCAGCACCTTGGGGTCCCCCATCAGGGCACCGGCGATGCCGAGGCGCTGACGCATGCCCAGCGAGTAGTCCTTGACGCGTCGCTTGGTCTCGGCGGGAGTGAGGCCCACCATGTCGGTCATCTCGGCGACGCGGGACTTGGAGGCGCCGGCGATCAGGCCGGCCAGGGAGAGCACCTCGGCGCCGGTGCGGCCGGGGTGCTGGGCCGCGGCGTCGAGCATCACGCCGACGTGCTGGATGGGGTTGGGCAGGTCCGCGTACTTCATGCCGAGCACCGTGGCGCTGCCCGAGGTGGGCGGGGTGAGACCGCACAGCATCCGCATCAGGGTGGACTTGCCGGCGCCGTTCGGGCCGAGGAATCCGGTGACACGGCCGGGTTGGGCAGTGAAGGTGACGTCGTCGACGGCGGTGAAGTTGCCGTAGCGCTTGGTCAGGTGCTCAATCTGGATCATGCTTCCATCATTCCCGTGACGTGGGTTCATCCGTGTCCGCCGGAAGGAGGACATCGCTCAACCGACGGGTTGAGATTGGTTGGGCGAGTGGCTGTTGGGAAGTGGGCCACCTCCCGTCGCGATCGAGTGAATTCCGCACCCCAGTGCAGTGTGAACGTGCCCAAGACCCGTCAGCGCTCGATCGGGAAGATGGGGGTGCCCGGGCTGCTCCACCCGTGGCGTTAGCGTGGGCGTCGGCACCACTCGTCGCAGGAACGGAGGGGTTGATGGACGGCGTGCTCGACGGCCGGGACCGCTGGCTGGTCCCGCTGTCCCTGTGGGGATCCTTCCTGGCCAATGATGGCGAGGAATTGCTCACCATGGCGCCCACGACGGGTCTGTCGCAGACCCATGTCCGCGTCGGCGTGGCGACGATGGGCGTCCTCCTCGCCGCTGGCACGGTGGACGGCATCCGCACCCGGGGCCGCGGCTGGCTGTACCAGGACATCCAGTTGGTCTTCGGGGCGCATGGCTTCGGACACCTGGCCGGCTCGGCGTTGATGCGGCGCTACACGACGGGTGTGGCCACCTCCCCCACCGTCGTGCTGCCCCAGTGGTGGTGGGCGACGCGTCGGCTGCGTGCCGCGGGAGTGCCCCGCACCGCCCGTCCCGTGCGCGCCGTGGCGATCGTCGGTGGCTGGTTGGTAGCGGCCCACCGGCTGGGCTACCTCGCCTCCTCGCGGGAGCGCACATTCCGGGAGGACCGATGAAGCGCAATGACCGCGCGTTCGTCGAGCAGGTGTTCGGCAACGTCATTGGATGCCCGCGGCATTGTCGATGAGCGGGGAGGGCTGCACGCCCGCCTCGAGTTCACCGTTGACTTCGCCGATGTGGAGGCGCACGGCATCTGGATCGCCTTGCCCACGCAAACCCCGTTGCCGGGAGAGAATTCCCGCACCTCCAGGCTGCACACCTATCACGAGATCCGGGCGTCTTCCCCCCAGCGGTGCACCGGCTGACATGAGGCTGTCGACGTCCAGGTGGAATGGGGGCCTCGACAGCCTCGCCGTCCATATCGGCGAGGTCTCCGGACGCCAGCGCTATGTGCCGGAGTACGTCGCGACGGGCCTGTCTCGGGTCGGCGACCGGACCAGTTGGCAAGTGATCCCGACCGGCTTTGAGATGCCTCTGGAGGATGTTGACGTCGCCCTGGAGATGCCTGGGCAGGTGAGCGTCGTCACCTGCGCCACTGGGAACCTGGACCCGTGCACCACTGTGCGCCTCTCGGATCAGACCATCACCATTCACCAGAGCCACTTGGATCGCGGCGAATCACTCTCCATCGACGGCGCGGTGAACGAGGGCACCTTCGCCACTGACCAGACGCGGCTCGCCACCTGTCCCCGCCTGGGGCAGCGGTGCGCCCCAGCTTGTTCAACATCGTCGGGCTCGTCGTCGTCCTGCTACTCGGAGCAGCCTTGTTGCGTCATCGTCGTCGGTCAGGATTCCGGTTCCAGAACCGACAGGCTCAGACCGTCCATGCCTCCGGCAGTCCAGCCAGCACTCACCCGGGAGAGGTGGCCGTCCTGCGTCGCGGCACTGCCGATGTGTTGGCCCACGAGGCTGCCGTCCTGCAGGCCATCGTCGACGGACTGGTCACAGCCACCGAGGTGAGGCGCGGCCGGTACTCCTTGTGCTGGACGCTCGCGAAGGTACCTGGACGAGCCAGTCAGTACCCCGTCACCGCGGCCGTGGTGGACGGCCTGTTCCGCGATCAGGATACGGTCACCACCCGCGAGCTGGCCCGTTCGAGCTTCCGGCCCCAACTCGCCTCCGTGCGCCACGGCCGAACAACTCCGCATGGCCATGAGTGCACGACGGTTCCGCGTCCTGCCTGGGTCTGGCCTCACGTGCCAGCTCATCTGGTCGTACGGCCACCCGCTTGGCATCGTTCCCGCACGCCAGGTGCCGGCCCTGGGAATGGCCCCGGCGCTCGACCGCGTGCCCATGGGCTGGACCGAGGATGGCGAGTGCCCCTGGCAAACAGAGTCCTTCCCATCGTGCTGTCGCTCAGCAGTGGGAAGTTCCCGTCCGACCTGCTCCTCACGACGAGCAACGGGAGCCAGCTCCACCGTTCAGCAGTTCTCCGCGCCATCCACTGGCAGACCACCGGCCAAGGACGCCGCATCCACGACCTGCTCCACACCGCCGCCTGCCTCTGGCTGGCCCGCGGCGTCGACCCTGGAACTGTTCAGCAGTGGATGGGCCACGAGTCCATCGCCACGACGAACCGCTACCTCCATCATCTCGGAACCGCCGCCGACCAAGCAGGTCTGCGCAAGCTGAACCAGCTACGTTGCTAGAACTCAAACCTTCCGGCTTTCAAGACTTACCTCGTGCATACTGCCCTTGCCTGCATCTTCAACTGGACGTTGATCCTCCAGTACCTTCAGGTTCTGTGCTGGCCGGGGATCGCCCTAGTCGCGCTCATCTTTTTCAAAGGTCCGATCGCCGCAAAGATTGGAGACATGAAGTCGGCTAGCCTGGCCGGCTTTGACGCCGACTTTGCTACGGAAACCAAGGCTCTGGGAGAAACTGTCGAACGCTTGCAGGATCAGGAGGAACAGGCGGGCAGCGATGACCATCGGGCGACGGTTTCACCAACCCCACATGAAGAGGCTGACCATCGCCAGCCACAGCCGAAGGGCCAGAGCAGCTCGCCATCGGCAAGCCCTGAGCCAAGCGCGCATGACCACCGCCCAGAAGGGCCCGCGGGTCTCGAGGGAGGATCGTCACGAACCCGACTGGACCCGGTCCTTGACTCCGGCCGCAGCACGCCGTCTGGACCGCAGTCTTATTGACCTGATGACCGATCCTGATTTCGAGGAAGCACGACGCATCGTTCCCGTGTCAACACCCGCTGGGATCCTCACGGCTCATGGGGAGATGGAGCGCTGCCTACGAGCCGCCTGGGCGATCGACAATCCCGATGAAACAAGATGGCAGGCCTCGAGCACACAGATGGTGCGAGACCTTGGCCTGGACTCTGAGTTCGGCAGCGTGATTCGAGATCTGACCAGGCTGCGCAACAACTACGCACACGGGGACGCCGCAAACCGAATCGACGTCGACTCGGCTATGTCCTACATCGACACTTGCGAAGCCGTGGCCCAGTCGGCACAACGCAAGGTGCTGTCCAAGTTGCGGCATCCATCTGGCGCACATCCCTTCTTGGCCTACCTCACTGGCGGCATGCCCCTCAAATAGACTCTGGGGCACCGTGGTGCGTAGGGGGGTGCGCAAATGCGGAACGCCGACCCTTGCGGACCGGCGTTTAGGTCGGCCCCTTCGCCCGCTTTGCGCCCGTGCCGGGGGAAGCTCGTAGGGAGCAGCCCACACAGGTGACGCCACTGCAAGAAGGTCAAGGGCGGGTTCGAGTTGCACCGGATACTGCCCAGGAGGCCGCCACGCCGCAGCGGCACCGGACTATCGAGGTGTGGCTACGTGTTCAAGCGCATCGATATCGAGAATCGTGACCTCCCGGCGCCCGTGCAATTCGATAAGGCCGGAGACAGAGAGCGCGGCAAGGCGTCGACTCAGGGTCTCCGGCGTCGTGCCGAGGTACGCCGCGATTTCCTGTTTCGCCATCGGAAGTCTCACCGTGGCCGCTCCGTCCCGCATGGTGCCAGGTAGGTCCAGGAGGTAGGCCGCGACACGGGCATTGACATCGCTGGAGGTGATGGCGGCCAGCAGTCGCTCGACGGAAGAGAGGCGGTCGGAGAGCGTCCGCAGCATCCGCTGACTGATGTCGGGGTAGTCACGAAGTAGGACTGCAAGGTCGGCATGGTCGAACACGCACATCCTGCTCTCTTCCAGCGCGACGGCGAGATCGTTCGGACGGTGGCCCGTCAGGAAGGCACGTTCACCCACGACGTCACCGTCGGTCACCGTTCGCAGGATCTGCTCCTGACCATTGGCGGCCGCGTGGCTGACCTTGAGCTGTCCGCTGTGCATCACCAGCAGGCGCGAGACCGGCTGTCCGGGCGCATAGACGATCTCCCCCTTTTCGGCGAGTACCGGGCGGGCGAAGTCCGCAACACGCAACTGTTCCTGACGGGTGAGGCCTTGGAAGATCGGGACGCGGGTGACGCACAAGTCATCCTCGGGCATGACACCACTTTATCCCATGCCGACCCGACGCGACCGTAACGGACGGGCCAGCGGCGCTCGGGGAGGAGCCCCGCGAACTTGATCTATGTCAAGGAGTTCGCGGCACGGCGAACCTACGGTGAAGGTGTCAGTAAGAAACACCAAGACGGAAGGATTCCACAATGACCACCGCGACCACAACCCACACCATCCTCCGCGCGGAAGGTTTTTCCTGCCCCTCCTGCGTGGCCAAGATCGAGAAGCAGGTCGGCCGCCTCAAGGGTGTCGAGAACGTGAAGGTCCACTTCGCCTCCGCCCGCATCGAGATCGACCACGACGCCGAGCGCGTTTCGGTGGATGACCTTGTTGCCGCCGTCGTGAAGGCCGGCTACAAGGCCACGCCCGCGGCCTTCTAACGCCAGCGGGCCCCACAGGGCCCGCTCACATTTCCCCCTTCATCCTGCCGGTACGCCGGCTCAAGACGCAGAAAGGTCGTACCCGAAAGTGAACAGGCTCCAGAAATGGGTCTATGGGAACTGGTCCGTTCCCGTCGTGTCCGGCGTGCTCATCATCATCTCGTTCGCCCTCCAGTGGCTGGGCGGAGGTGTCGCCAACCTCGCCGTCAGCCCGCAGTGGTGGCTGGACGCCGGCACCCACGCCGCGCATGCCAGCGCGGCCTTCACCCTCGGGGATGTCTTCATGATCGCCGCGGCCGCCGTCGCCGGCTACGGGATCGTACTCAAGGCGGTTCGTGCGCTGATCGCCAAGGTCATCGGCATCGACCTGCTGGTGTCGGTCGCGGCCATCGGCGCTGTCATCATCGGCAACTTCTGGGAGGCCGCGGCGGTGACGTTCCTGTTCGCCATCGGCCACGCCCTGGAAGCTGCCACCTTGAACAAGACGCGCTCGGCACTGGCCGAACTGGTCGCTGTCGCCCCGGATTCCGCGACCGTGGTGCGCGACGGTCAGCAACAGGAGGTCCCTGCCGCGCAGGTGAGAATGGGCGAGATCGTGCTGGTCAAGAACGGCGCGAAGGTCCCCGTCGACGGTCAAGTCGTCTCGGGCACCGGCGCCATCGATGAGGCCTCGATCACCGGCGAATCGATCCCGGTGGAAAAATCCGAGGGCGGACAGGTCTTCGCCGGCACCGTCTCCCGCGGCGGTTTCCTGCAGGTGCTGGCCACCGGCATCGGTGCCGATACCACCCTAGCCCGGATCATTCACCGGGTCGAGGAGGCCCAGGACGCCAAGGCCCGCACCCAGGCGTTCATCGACCGCTTCTCCGGCTGGTACACCCCCGCGGTGATGGTGCTGGCCCTGGCGGCCGGACTGATCTCCGGCGACGTGGTGCTGGCCCTGA from the Luteococcus japonicus genome contains:
- a CDS encoding IS1380 family transposase, which encodes MNKRSRMYPCVRVDRANVPAVGQAGGVLLTRTVEASGLGLVLSQALGLWRKPLAKHDPAKVLLDLAMSLVLGGDSCRDAALLRSEPGIYGPVASDPTISRTITALAADVDRVEKAVAKARAAARDLVWGLADDKAPGHDATADKPVIIDLDATLITSHSDKEQARATFKKGYGFHPLLAFVDHGPDGTGEPVAGLLRAGNAGSNTASDHETVIRSALKQVPGINPSRPGRKVLIRTDGAGGSKQLLGFLSSKGVSYSIGFTLPMSTPELYHLVPEAAWQDAYNADGQVRDGAAVVEFTDLLTAKDLLKGYPTGMRVIVRRERPHPGAQLRFDDVDGYRLTAFVTNTARGQLADLEMRHRRRARCEDRIRTAKDTGLTNLPLQGYDQNRIWLLIVQLASDLLAWMAMLCLDGPARRWEPKTLRHRIFTIAATLAHTGRRTILHLKRNNPWSTLIFDGWNRLAALTPP
- a CDS encoding type I restriction endonuclease yields the protein MEFGEKLAAMAKKVRQDKSAVQTEEATKTSLIMPFIATVLGYDVFNLNEVVPEFIADVGLKKGEKIDYAILRDGQVQMLIECKKVGEPLSLENASQLFRYFHVTTARIACLTNGEEYRFYTDLDAPNKMDEKPFLVLDLSDIDDAIVPELSKLSKEVFDLESVISSAGELKYVSAIKRVIAAQRKEPTDDFVRVFTSRVYDGRITSKVSEQFSYLVTKSFSQYIGDQVNERLKAALGNQNFPQSADAELPTPEASTKLSPETTEDSGIETTLEEMEAYHIVRAIICSCIELQRIHSRDAKSYFSVLIDNSNRKPVCRLHFNGGTKYLGLLDEAKSETRIPLEQISDIYNHTDALREAATRYV
- a CDS encoding DNA-3-methyladenine glycosylase I, coding for MGELVTGEDGRARPVWAAHDELMRHYYDTEWGMPVRDERGLFERLSLEAFQSGLSWATILRKRENFRAAFANFAPDAVAAFDDKDRERLLTDAGIVRNRRKIDATITNARATVALREQGGLVDFIWGFRPATTPAPRDYTEVPSQSPESVSLSKALKKAGFAHVGPTTMFALMEAVGIVDTHLMGSWRRGSSGVWPSGA
- a CDS encoding methylated-DNA--[protein]-cysteine S-methyltransferase, with the translated sequence MTTVAHCTVQSPVGSLLLAATDQGLVRVAFEMEGFDVVLAELAARVGNSVAADDPMLAAAAAQLDEYFAGTRTGFDLPLDHALSSGFRLQVQQALPGIEYGTTLTYKELAELIGRPTAVRAVGTACSTNPLPVVLPCHRVLRRDGSLGGYLGGLDAKRALLELEGALG
- a CDS encoding ABC transporter ATP-binding protein, with translation MIQIEHLTKRYGNFTAVDDVTFTAQPGRVTGFLGPNGAGKSTLMRMLCGLTPPTSGSATVLGMKYADLPNPIQHVGVMLDAAAQHPGRTGAEVLSLAGLIAGASKSRVAEMTDMVGLTPAETKRRVKDYSLGMRQRLGIAGALMGDPKVLVLDEPANGLDPAGIHWMRGLLGDYAANGGTVLLSSHLLGEVQVIAHDLVMIGHGKIVAQGSMQELLASKETGCVVDSMTRSDLVAAVQAAGGTITQRPDGAFNASLLPPEMGQVAIDAKVPLVLLRERDQNNLEQIFLNLTQDTARQEIR
- a CDS encoding HXXEE domain-containing protein, producing the protein MDGVLDGRDRWLVPLSLWGSFLANDGEELLTMAPTTGLSQTHVRVGVATMGVLLAAGTVDGIRTRGRGWLYQDIQLVFGAHGFGHLAGSALMRRYTTGVATSPTVVLPQWWWATRRLRAAGVPRTARPVRAVAIVGGWLVAAHRLGYLASSRERTFREDR
- a CDS encoding DUF2207 domain-containing protein; this encodes MRLSTSRWNGGLDSLAVHIGEVSGRQRYVPEYVATGLSRVGDRTSWQVIPTGFEMPLEDVDVALEMPGQVSVVTCATGNLDPCTTVRLSDQTITIHQSHLDRGESLSIDGAVNEGTFATDQTRLATCPRLGQRCAPACSTSSGSSSSCYSEQPCCVIVVGQDSGSRTDRLRPSMPPAVQPALTRERWPSCVAALPMCWPTRLPSCRPSSTDWSQPPR
- a CDS encoding tyrosine-type recombinase/integrase, producing MPLANRVLPIVLSLSSGKFPSDLLLTTSNGSQLHRSAVLRAIHWQTTGQGRRIHDLLHTAACLWLARGVDPGTVQQWMGHESIATTNRYLHHLGTAADQAGLRKLNQLRC
- a CDS encoding Crp/Fnr family transcriptional regulator yields the protein MPEDDLCVTRVPIFQGLTRQEQLRVADFARPVLAEKGEIVYAPGQPVSRLLVMHSGQLKVSHAAANGQEQILRTVTDGDVVGERAFLTGHRPNDLAVALEESRMCVFDHADLAVLLRDYPDISQRMLRTLSDRLSSVERLLAAITSSDVNARVAAYLLDLPGTMRDGAATVRLPMAKQEIAAYLGTTPETLSRRLAALSVSGLIELHGRREVTILDIDALEHVATPR
- a CDS encoding heavy-metal-associated domain-containing protein; this translates as MTTATTTHTILRAEGFSCPSCVAKIEKQVGRLKGVENVKVHFASARIEIDHDAERVSVDDLVAAVVKAGYKATPAAF